In Drosophila bipectinata strain 14024-0381.07 chromosome 2R, DbipHiC1v2, whole genome shotgun sequence, one genomic interval encodes:
- the Ir54a gene encoding uncharacterized protein Ir54a yields MWITLNVLIIWTPFVLGCPLANFIERGVMESEISVLIIRNTYCPDSLLTEIFKSLTIPVIIQAVTDDSPRNTNISRPLHLLCFQGHEEKKDLDNLQNLFKSLEHFCDDKIILYSANTFSNQSRMELLLKKCYDLRILKVVGLIAGEETTYFYQYQPYPRFRMERILLGASPIFPSTFPNMQGHPLIVMPDQWLPRSILYKDRRSGKQILAGSVGRFMYVLAWKLNATLKLAPAVTPGRFLRSSTLRELGDKLGIDVSASISMQENGDQLHRSSYPLEMTHICLMIPMAQPIPLRDIYRYINSPYNILLAVSIAYAYGLVLCLLQRLNGEAVHLEDFLLNDRALLGILGQSFRLPCPASNRWIYLMLGIVGLNVSSIFEAALETMMAHPPRQFQARSFADLQRTRLPLVTTEEDLHTVIDMHLNLLVLNVSEYHEVRSSGNSSSAYFASRLHWTLFSEQQKRFSRELFIYSMEACMWSLALMSFQWPGASWFIEPVSKLILEVRANGLYQYWVGMHHYDMTEAGLAGIDDPVAQYTQQKAILRLDDLQWVWLAYGVLVTASTIIFLLEIIWKGLKIKLSFNL; encoded by the coding sequence ATGTGGATTACATTAAATGTACTAATTATTTGGACTCCCTTCGTGCTTGGATGTCCTCTTGCTAATTTCATAGAAAGAGGTGTTATGGAATCTGAAATTTCTGTGTTAATAATCCGTAATACCTATTGTCCGGATAGCCTACTAACcgaaatttttaaatctttaacAATCCCGGTGATTATCCAAGCGGTTACTGATGATAGCCCTCGGAATACAAACATTTCCCGACCACTTCATCTCCTTTGTTTCCAAGGACATGAAGAGAAAAAAGATTTGGACAATCTTCAAAATCTATTTAAATCTTTAGAGCACTTTTGCGATGATAAAATAATACTTTATAGTGCAAACACCTTCTCAAATCAGAGCAGAATGGAACTCCTACTAAAAAAATGCTACgatttaagaattttaaaagttgTTGGACTCATAGCTGGAGAAGAGACTACGTACTTTTACCAATATCAGCCCTACCCTCGATTTAGAATGGAGCGTATTCTTCTTGGAGCTTCACCAATATTTCCTTCAACTTTTCCAAACATGCAAGGACATCCATTGATTGTGATGCCCGACCAATGGCTCCCTAGGTCTATTCTCTATAAAGATAGACGCAGTGGCAAACAGATACTAGCCGGTTCCGTGGGGCGTTTTATGTACGTATTAGCCTGGAAGCTAAATGCCACTCTGAAGCTAGCTCCTGCAGTTACCCCAGGACGATTTCTGCGTTCAAGTACTCTACGAGAACTAGGCGATAAGTTGGGTATTGACGTTTCAGCCAGCATTTCAATGCAGGAAAATGGAGACCAGCTACACCGCAGTAGTTATCCTCTTGAGATGACTCATATTTGCCTAATGATTCCTATGGCCCAACCGATACCCCTGCGGGACATATACCGGTATATAAACAGCCCTTATAATATTCTCCTGGCTGTGAGTATTGCTTACGCCTACGGATTGGTGTTATGTCTCCTCCAGAGGCTGAACGGCGAAGCCGTCCACTTGGAGGACTTTCTCCTGAATGACAGAGCCCTACTAGGAATTCTGGGTCAATCCTTCAGGTTACCTTGTCCAGCAAGTAATAGGTGGATCTATTTGATGTTGGGCATCGTGGGCTTAAATGTGAGCAGCATTTTCGAGGCGGCTCTGGAAACCATGATGGCTCACCCGCCAAGGCAGTTCCAGGCCCGAAGCTTTGCCGATCTCCAGAGGACCAGACTACCATTGGTTACAACCGAGGAGGATCTTCACACTGTTATCGATATGCATCTTAACCTTCTGGTGCTGAATGTAAGCGAGTACCATGAGGTGAGGAGCAGCGGAAATTCCAGCAGCGCTTACTTTGCCTCGCGTCTTCATTGGACTCTGTTTAGTGAACAGCAAAAGCGCTTCAGCCGGGAGCTGTTTATATACTCAATGGAGGCTTGTATGTGGTCTCTAGCTCTCATGTCTTTCCAGTGGCCAGGTGCTTCCTGGTTTATAGAGCCCGTAAGCAAACTGATTCTAGAGGTGAGGGCGAACGGATTGTACCAGTACTGGGTGGGAATGCACCACTATGACATGACAGAAGCAGGGTTGGCTGGAATAGATGATCCTGTTGCCCAATATACACAACAAAAAGCCATCTTGCGTCTGGACGATCTTCAGTGGGTATGGTTGGCTTATGGAGTACTTGTCACTGCTTCTACTATAATTTTCCTTCTTGAAATCATCTGGAAaggattaaaaattaaattatcatTTAACTTATAA
- the Vps50 gene encoding syndetin isoform X2, translating to MQNSKAKMDEFKSKFMDLLHKQTNRQMKIPAMGFSDYFIQTVTADTSPSQEPDTTDGETAAAGDTQSNAQKSDQEILEGIDQCYYSPDSNPQLYELKKVLNDGIDNELIEVTIAQLRTQQKVLTKQVLQNILEQRNACSTEFASINETQKRLEESLWTCQKARSYLNFARTNLTTTSLEILASYRKREVLKEVLDTLVAIKTLRTTDVEVQKLLADHNYSAAIGLLLQCKSSAEAYMQFNCVQSLSKKLQETMLLMEFQLDTVLNEMVLSFDARKYAKLQEAYKLANKSLMAMDQLHINYISAIHSSVNSVLRGYSDPCQDDQAKPLYEQLCEQLAVEKLLPCLISLCKTFWTILASYYQVVMWHNNYKLYGHDVEDSPDVYIQQKLKKGQSRVWNDILTKVCLFLQSAKLKALKYDQFIQLLSVVQRLKKVGLEFCGEQSDKLIETMQHQSEEFFRTYHISCVEEICLFLDNESWTPVDSFSHILQLPEFRTVRHTLRRHKSPTTALLPSSNNSPISNNNCDEFSEKSSPFDGGLDAAMLEEDILSGIVDEASCYFSEESDDEQKSLQSKEFDDASNQLLVNNTALNVLRCIGRYLQMCKLLHCISPKIVSCMLELIDFYVYAVHEIFGKDALVATDNLYTRSLEMRLQTVETNVLPQIKLWPLNFSSLANNELVNPDTLYGLSQRIVAVEAGRSMLQQFQILQHYLNHLLPVSERPILSSYLEYSDYMLDLAKPVYTCVTSRVIDLSAILSQMAKVKWDVNHVIHQHSSYSDVLNRNIQSFAMCLEEIAKEVPVPSKHVWNSMAHVATHLLVEGFSNVKKCSAGGRALMQLDFANFMSFLELISNQKYPQHRSYVDVFIKTYYFAPEQFEQWIEQQRQSDEYSAKQLTSLIQCIFINDKRTRHRLLQLLDGGSVNGLIMSTTPTSTPQKNNTGPVSSSNLSSVI from the exons ATGCAGAACTCCAAGGCCAAAATGGATGAATTCAAGAGCAAATTCATGGATTTGCTGCACAAACAG ACGAATCGACAAATGAAAATTCCTGCAATGGGCTTTTCGGATTACTTCATCCAGACGGTGACGGCGGATACATCGCCCAGCCAGGAGCCGGATACCACGGATGGGGAAACCGCGGCCGCAGGGGACACACAAAGTAACGCACAAAAATCGGACCAGGAGATCCTGGAGGGTATTGACCAATGCTATTACAGCCCCGACAGCAATCCGCAATTATACGAGCTCAAG AAAGTGCTCAACGACGGCATAGACAACGAGCTGATCGAAGTCACCATTGCACAACTGCGCACTCAGCAAAAGGTTTTAACTAAGCAGGTGCTGCAAAACATCCTGGAGCAACGGAATGCGTGCAGCACAGAGTTTGCGTCAATCAATGAAACCCAGAAGAGGCTGGAGGAGTCGCTGTGGACGTGCCAGAAAGCTAGATCCTACTTGAATTTTGCACGAACCAACCTCACTACCACCAGTCTGGAGATCTTGGCCAGCTATCGCAAGCGGGAGGTGCTCAAGGAGGTGTTGGACACTCTGGTGGCTATTAAGACGCTG cgcACTACCGATGTGGAGGTCCAGAAACTCTTGGCGGATCACAATTATAGCGCAGCTATTGGTCTACTACTGCAGTGTAAAAGCTCCGCTGAGGCTTATATGCAGTTTAACTGTGTACAATCGCTATCGAAAAAACTTCAGGAGACTATGCTGCTGATGGAGTTCCAATTGGATACTGTTCTCAACGAAATGGTCCTGAGTTTCGACGCACGCAAATATGCGAAGCTTCAAGAGGCCTATAAGCTAGCCAACAAATCCCTTATGGCCATGGATCAACTGCACATAAACTATATCTCGGCAATTCACTCTTCGGTGAATTCCGTGCTTCGTGGATACAGTGATCCCTGCCAGGATGATCAGGCGAAGCCGTTGTACGAACAACTATGCGAGCAGCTAGCCGTGGAAAAGCTTTTGCCTTGCCTCATCAGCCTGTGCAAAACTTTTTGGACCATTTTGGCCTCCTATTATCAGGTTGTTATGTGGCACAATAACTATAAGCTTTATGGGCACGATGTAGAGGATTCCCCAGACGTTTATATTCAGCAGAAACTAAAAAAGGGCCAATCGCGTGTTTGGAATGACATTCTGACCAAAGTGTGCCTATTCCTGCAGTCGGCCAAGCTAAAGGCGCTCAAGTACGACCAGTTTATACAGCTGCTGTCCGTGGTGCAGCGACTTAAGAAGGTGGGCCTGGAGTTCTGCGGCGAGCAATCGGATAAACTGATTGAAACGATGCAACATCAAAGCGAGGAGTTTTTCCGGACCTATCACATTTCCTGTGTGGAGGAAATCTGCCTATTCCTAGACAACGAGTCCTGGACGCCAGTCGATTCGTTTTCGCACATCCTTCAACTGCCt GAATTTCGAACTGTTCGCCACACTCTGAGGCGACACAAATCACCAACAACAGCCTTGCTGCCCTCTTCTAACAACTCTCCCATTAGCAATAACAACTGCGACGA ATTCTCCGAGAAGAGTTCGCCCTTTGACGGAGGACTGGATGCTGCAATGTTGGAGGAGGACATCTTATCCGGCATTGTTGACGAGGCTTCTTGCTATTTCAGCGAGGAAAGCGACGACGAGCAGAAAAGTCTGCAGAGCAAAGAATTCGACGATGCCAGCAA TCAATTGTTGGTAAACAACACAGCCCTGAATGTTCTACGTTGTATCGGTCGCTACCTTCAAATGTGCAAACTGTTGCATTGTATTTCTCCCAAGATTGTGTCCTGCATGCTGGAGCTGATTGACTTCTATGTTTATGCGGTGCATGAGATCTTTGGCAAAGACGCA CTAGTGGCGACGGATAATTTGTATACACGAAGTCTGGAAATGCGATTACAAACTGTGGAGACGAACGTCCTGCCCCAAATCAAATTGTGGCCTCTAAACTTTTCATCGCTG gcCAACAATGAATTGGTTAATCCAGATACACTCTACGGCCTGTCACAACGAATCGTGGCCGTTGAAGCTGGACGCAGCATGCTGCAGCAGTTCCAAATATTGCAACACTATCTCAACCACCTGTTGCCTGTCTCTGAACGTCCCATACTTTCCAGTTATCTCGAGTACAGTGATTACATGTTGGATCTGGCAAAACCCGTTTACACCTGCGTTACCTCTCGTGTAATCGATTTGTCGGCAATTCTGTCACAAATGGCCAAGGTGAAATGGGATGTGAATCATGTGATACATCAGCACAGCAGCTACAGCGATGTGTTGAATAGG AACATTCAGAGCTTTGCCATGTGTTTGGAGGAGATCGCGAAAGAGGTACCTGTACCCAGCAAGCATGTGTGGAATTCAATGGCCCATGTTGCCACGCACCTGTTGGTTGAGGG ATTCTCCAACGTGAAGAAATGCTCCGCGGGAGGGCGAGCTCTTATGCAACTGGATTTTGCTAACTTTATGTCTTTCCTGGAACTGATATCAAACCAGAAGTACCCGCAGCATCGGTCTTATGTAGACGTGTTTATTAAAACATACTACTTTGCGCCCGAACAGTTCGAGCAATGGATCGAGCAGCAACGACAAAGCGACGAATATTCCGCAAAGCAGTTGACCAGCCTGATTCAGTGCATTTTTATCAATGATAAACGCACAAGGCACAGGCTGCTCCAACTGCTCGATGGTGGATCGGTCAATGGGCTAATCATGTCCACGACGCCGACATCCACTCCACAGAAAAACAACACTGGACCAGTTTCCAGTTCAAATCTAAGCAGCGTTATCTGA
- the sub gene encoding kinesin-like protein subito: protein MDSKHKVEVHKREMRSFLMARDPSIDRRFRPRPNKKLRLFDDIQESEDDSFSEYSDTESDYTPNAASTATSTGDSTSTETGPQVFLRLRPVTDPSKAYTISDDGSVLITSCKIDSTSNNVNRMEKHFSFSSIFDSCVGQRDIYDICVGPKILEEECVTIMTYGTSGSGKTFTLLGDDVRAGIIPRALENIFTIYKENLYHAPKLKLVNGCITFLQDDATLNEIQVRKKLLQLCPDITAHHKRLKQVIDGDHNFEVKASPDTSVMVWVSFVEIYNELVHDLLAIPPRQEKLGEVPRKNLKIVCNKGLVFVKGLTSVFVKTSEEALQLLRLGQQRSTYASTSVNANSSRSHCVFTVDILKYDRSGMTTQSSYRFCDLAGSERVINTGTTGLRLKEAKNINTSLMVLGRCLDAASTSHKKKNNDVIPYRDSKLTMLLQAALLGKEKLAMIVTVTPVDKYYEENLNVLNFASIAKNIIFKEPVIKQHRTSFCGFMEFSKMEPGDEYKKQLEEENVSLTLEIERLKFDHVLQMQLLEEKLRKELTDTYQEIIKDTKKQLVEECEKKLLIANREWEFKLASQKRRYEEDIEDLKDEIEDLKNPSPSDCESVDEAEESKSPIEIVDDD, encoded by the exons ATGGACAGTAAACATAAAGTCGAGGTACACAAGCGGGAAATGCGATCTTTTCTGATGGCCCGCGACCCTTCAATCGATCGACGCTTCCGGCCGCGACCCAACAAAAAGCTACGCCTCTTTGATGACATCCAGGAATCGGAGGATGACAGCTTCTCGGAGTACTCAGATACCGAGTCCGACTATACTCCCAATGCCGCCTCGACAGCAACAAGCACAGGCGACAGCACTAGCACTGAAACAGGACCCCAAGTATTCCTCCGCCTGCGACCCGTTACGGATCCCTCCAAAGCCTACACAATCTCGGATGACGGCAGTGTGCTCATCACGAGTTGCAAAATAGACTCGACCAGCAACAATGTTAACCGAATGGAAAAACACTTTAGCTTCAGTTCCATCTTCGACAGCTGTGTGGGCCAGCGagatatatatgatatatgtgTGGGTCCCAAAATCTTAGAAGAGGAATGCGTCACTATTATGACATACGGCACTTCAGGATCGGGCAAAACGTTTACACTACTCG GCGACGATGTCCGTGCTGGAATCATTCCCCGAGCACTGGAGAACATTTTCACAATCTACAAAGAGAATTTGTATCACGCTCCGAAACTGAAACTAGTCAATGGTTGCATTACTTTCCTGCAGGATGATGCCACTTTGAATGAAATACAGGTCCGAAAAAAGCTGTTGCAACTGTGCCCCGACATTACTGCCCACCACAAGCGACTAAAGCAAGTGATCGATGGTGACCATAATTTTGAGGTGAAGGCCTCTCCCGACACTTCGGTGATGGTGTGGGTGTCCTTTGTAGAGATCTACAATGAGTTGGTGCATGACTTGTTGGCCATACCGCCCCGGCAGGAAAAGCTTGGCGAGGTGCCGCGTAAAAACCTGAAGATTGTGTGTAATAAGGGGCTAGTATTCGTGAAGGGGCTGACCAGCGTGTTTGTGAAAACTAGCGAGGAAGCTCTGCAGCTTCTTCGACTTGGCCAGCAACGCtccacatatgcctcgacatCAGTAAACGCAAATTCCAGTCGATCGCACTGTGTTTTCACGGTTGATATACTCAAATACGATCGTTCTGGCATGACCACCCAAAGCTCCTACAGATTCTGCGATTTAGCGGGCTCCGAGCGGGTAATAAACACTGGGACCACGGGTTTGCGCCTAAAAGAGGCCAAAAACATAAACACTTCACTAATGGTCCTCGGCAGGTGTCTGGATGCGGCCAGTACGTcccacaaaaagaaaaataacgACGTTATACCATACCGCGATTCCAAGCTCACCATGCTGCTGCAGGCGGCATTGCTGGGCAAAGAGAAGCTGGCTATGATTGTTACGGTCACTCCGGTAGACAAATATTACGAGGAAAACCTGAACGTCTTGAATTTTGCCTCCATTGCTaagaatattatatttaaggaGCCGGTAATTAAACAGCATAGAACCAGTTTTTGCGGCTTCAtggagttttcaaaaatggAGCCTGGCGATGAATACAAAAAGCAGCttgaagaagaaaatgtcag CTTGACATTGGAGATCGAGCGCCTGAAATTCGATCATGTTCTGCAAATGCAATTGCTGGAGGAGAAGCTGCGCAAGGAACTCACCGATACATACCAGGAGATTATCAAGGACACAAAGAAACAACTAGTAGAGGAATGTGAAAAGAAGCTACTAATTGCAAACAGGGAATGGGAATTTAAG CTTGCATCGCAAAAGCGCCGATACGAAGAAGATATAGAAGACCTCAAGGATGAGATAGAGGATCTAAAGAATCCTTCTCCATCGGACTGTGAAAGTGTAGATGAGGCCGAAGAGTCGAAATCCCCCATCGAAATAGTCGATGAtgattaa
- the Vps50 gene encoding syndetin isoform X1 has product MQNSKAKMDEFKSKFMDLLHKQTNRQMKIPAMGFSDYFIQTVTADTSPSQEPDTTDGETAAAGDTQSNAQKSDQEILEGIDQCYYSPDSNPQLYELKKVLNDGIDNELIEVTIAQLRTQQKVLTKQVLQNILEQRNACSTEFASINETQKRLEESLWTCQKARSYLNFARTNLTTTSLEILASYRKREVLKEVLDTLVAIKTLRTTDVEVQKLLADHNYSAAIGLLLQCKSSAEAYMQFNCVQSLSKKLQETMLLMEFQLDTVLNEMVLSFDARKYAKLQEAYKLANKSLMAMDQLHINYISAIHSSVNSVLRGYSDPCQDDQAKPLYEQLCEQLAVEKLLPCLISLCKTFWTILASYYQVVMWHNNYKLYGHDVEDSPDVYIQQKLKKGQSRVWNDILTKVCLFLQSAKLKALKYDQFIQLLSVVQRLKKVGLEFCGEQSDKLIETMQHQSEEFFRTYHISCVEEICLFLDNESWTPVDSFSHILQLPEFRTVRHTLRRHKSPTTALLPSSNNSPISNNNCDELVSVHSQDGGSSIYGSYGYFLRFSEKSSPFDGGLDAAMLEEDILSGIVDEASCYFSEESDDEQKSLQSKEFDDASNQLLVNNTALNVLRCIGRYLQMCKLLHCISPKIVSCMLELIDFYVYAVHEIFGKDALVATDNLYTRSLEMRLQTVETNVLPQIKLWPLNFSSLANNELVNPDTLYGLSQRIVAVEAGRSMLQQFQILQHYLNHLLPVSERPILSSYLEYSDYMLDLAKPVYTCVTSRVIDLSAILSQMAKVKWDVNHVIHQHSSYSDVLNRNIQSFAMCLEEIAKEVPVPSKHVWNSMAHVATHLLVEGFSNVKKCSAGGRALMQLDFANFMSFLELISNQKYPQHRSYVDVFIKTYYFAPEQFEQWIEQQRQSDEYSAKQLTSLIQCIFINDKRTRHRLLQLLDGGSVNGLIMSTTPTSTPQKNNTGPVSSSNLSSVI; this is encoded by the exons ATGCAGAACTCCAAGGCCAAAATGGATGAATTCAAGAGCAAATTCATGGATTTGCTGCACAAACAG ACGAATCGACAAATGAAAATTCCTGCAATGGGCTTTTCGGATTACTTCATCCAGACGGTGACGGCGGATACATCGCCCAGCCAGGAGCCGGATACCACGGATGGGGAAACCGCGGCCGCAGGGGACACACAAAGTAACGCACAAAAATCGGACCAGGAGATCCTGGAGGGTATTGACCAATGCTATTACAGCCCCGACAGCAATCCGCAATTATACGAGCTCAAG AAAGTGCTCAACGACGGCATAGACAACGAGCTGATCGAAGTCACCATTGCACAACTGCGCACTCAGCAAAAGGTTTTAACTAAGCAGGTGCTGCAAAACATCCTGGAGCAACGGAATGCGTGCAGCACAGAGTTTGCGTCAATCAATGAAACCCAGAAGAGGCTGGAGGAGTCGCTGTGGACGTGCCAGAAAGCTAGATCCTACTTGAATTTTGCACGAACCAACCTCACTACCACCAGTCTGGAGATCTTGGCCAGCTATCGCAAGCGGGAGGTGCTCAAGGAGGTGTTGGACACTCTGGTGGCTATTAAGACGCTG cgcACTACCGATGTGGAGGTCCAGAAACTCTTGGCGGATCACAATTATAGCGCAGCTATTGGTCTACTACTGCAGTGTAAAAGCTCCGCTGAGGCTTATATGCAGTTTAACTGTGTACAATCGCTATCGAAAAAACTTCAGGAGACTATGCTGCTGATGGAGTTCCAATTGGATACTGTTCTCAACGAAATGGTCCTGAGTTTCGACGCACGCAAATATGCGAAGCTTCAAGAGGCCTATAAGCTAGCCAACAAATCCCTTATGGCCATGGATCAACTGCACATAAACTATATCTCGGCAATTCACTCTTCGGTGAATTCCGTGCTTCGTGGATACAGTGATCCCTGCCAGGATGATCAGGCGAAGCCGTTGTACGAACAACTATGCGAGCAGCTAGCCGTGGAAAAGCTTTTGCCTTGCCTCATCAGCCTGTGCAAAACTTTTTGGACCATTTTGGCCTCCTATTATCAGGTTGTTATGTGGCACAATAACTATAAGCTTTATGGGCACGATGTAGAGGATTCCCCAGACGTTTATATTCAGCAGAAACTAAAAAAGGGCCAATCGCGTGTTTGGAATGACATTCTGACCAAAGTGTGCCTATTCCTGCAGTCGGCCAAGCTAAAGGCGCTCAAGTACGACCAGTTTATACAGCTGCTGTCCGTGGTGCAGCGACTTAAGAAGGTGGGCCTGGAGTTCTGCGGCGAGCAATCGGATAAACTGATTGAAACGATGCAACATCAAAGCGAGGAGTTTTTCCGGACCTATCACATTTCCTGTGTGGAGGAAATCTGCCTATTCCTAGACAACGAGTCCTGGACGCCAGTCGATTCGTTTTCGCACATCCTTCAACTGCCt GAATTTCGAACTGTTCGCCACACTCTGAGGCGACACAAATCACCAACAACAGCCTTGCTGCCCTCTTCTAACAACTCTCCCATTAGCAATAACAACTGCGACGAGTTAGTCTCCGTTCATTCCCAGGATGGTGGCAGTTCTATTTACGGTTCCTATGGCTATTTCCTCAGATTCTCCGAGAAGAGTTCGCCCTTTGACGGAGGACTGGATGCTGCAATGTTGGAGGAGGACATCTTATCCGGCATTGTTGACGAGGCTTCTTGCTATTTCAGCGAGGAAAGCGACGACGAGCAGAAAAGTCTGCAGAGCAAAGAATTCGACGATGCCAGCAA TCAATTGTTGGTAAACAACACAGCCCTGAATGTTCTACGTTGTATCGGTCGCTACCTTCAAATGTGCAAACTGTTGCATTGTATTTCTCCCAAGATTGTGTCCTGCATGCTGGAGCTGATTGACTTCTATGTTTATGCGGTGCATGAGATCTTTGGCAAAGACGCA CTAGTGGCGACGGATAATTTGTATACACGAAGTCTGGAAATGCGATTACAAACTGTGGAGACGAACGTCCTGCCCCAAATCAAATTGTGGCCTCTAAACTTTTCATCGCTG gcCAACAATGAATTGGTTAATCCAGATACACTCTACGGCCTGTCACAACGAATCGTGGCCGTTGAAGCTGGACGCAGCATGCTGCAGCAGTTCCAAATATTGCAACACTATCTCAACCACCTGTTGCCTGTCTCTGAACGTCCCATACTTTCCAGTTATCTCGAGTACAGTGATTACATGTTGGATCTGGCAAAACCCGTTTACACCTGCGTTACCTCTCGTGTAATCGATTTGTCGGCAATTCTGTCACAAATGGCCAAGGTGAAATGGGATGTGAATCATGTGATACATCAGCACAGCAGCTACAGCGATGTGTTGAATAGG AACATTCAGAGCTTTGCCATGTGTTTGGAGGAGATCGCGAAAGAGGTACCTGTACCCAGCAAGCATGTGTGGAATTCAATGGCCCATGTTGCCACGCACCTGTTGGTTGAGGG ATTCTCCAACGTGAAGAAATGCTCCGCGGGAGGGCGAGCTCTTATGCAACTGGATTTTGCTAACTTTATGTCTTTCCTGGAACTGATATCAAACCAGAAGTACCCGCAGCATCGGTCTTATGTAGACGTGTTTATTAAAACATACTACTTTGCGCCCGAACAGTTCGAGCAATGGATCGAGCAGCAACGACAAAGCGACGAATATTCCGCAAAGCAGTTGACCAGCCTGATTCAGTGCATTTTTATCAATGATAAACGCACAAGGCACAGGCTGCTCCAACTGCTCGATGGTGGATCGGTCAATGGGCTAATCATGTCCACGACGCCGACATCCACTCCACAGAAAAACAACACTGGACCAGTTTCCAGTTCAAATCTAAGCAGCGTTATCTGA
- the PIG-A gene encoding uncharacterized protein PIG-A: MRICMASDFFYPSIGGVEEHVYNLSQMLLRLGHKVVVLTHSYGDCNGIRYVTGGLKVYYLPIKVCYNQCILPTAVCNVPILRAVLLRERVDVVHGHSAFSALAHEALMVGSLLGLKTVFTDHSLFGFADLSAALTNNLLEVNLSMVNHAICVSHIGKENTVLRAKVAKHRVSVIPNAVDTALFTPDPSQRPSNDRINIVVASRLVYRKGIDLLAGVIPRFKNTPNVHFIIVGDGPKRDLLEEIREKTNMQDRVEMVGAVEHAKVRDILVRGHIFVNTSLTEAYCMAIVEAASCGLQVVSTSVGGIPEVLPQSLIFLAEPDIDAIYSGILVAIERHRKNGFKTLNPNPANGHLESGDNCRGKRRHRRKKEADVSQSIDDSLEGQTNHLKPILCPYRCNELVETLYNWEDVALRTVKVYNRVLQERSFTTSELVVAVWQHGSWFLVFFVVAHFLMRLLEFWRPRNRVEPAQDMQRLPS, translated from the exons ATGCGCATATGCATGGCGTCGGACTTCTTTTATCCGAGCATCGGAGGCGTCGAGGAACATGTTTACAATCTCTCGCAAATGCTGCTCAGATTGGGCCATAAG GTTGTGGTGCTGACGCACTCTTATGGAGACTGCAATGGAATACGTTACGTGACTGGCGGCTTAAAGGTCTACTATCTTCCCATTAAAGTGTGTTACAACCAGTGTATCCTGCCAACCGCTGTATGCAATGTGCCAATTCTACGAGCGGTCCTTCTCCGAGAACGGGTTGACGTGGTCCACGGGCATTCGGCCTTCAGCGCCTTGGCCCACGAGGCGTTGATGGTGGGATCATTGTTAGGTCTTAAG ACTGTTTTCACCGATCACAGTTTATTTGGCTTCGCAGATTTGTCGGCGGCCCTGACAAACAATCTGCTTGAGGTCAATTTAAGCATGGTCAACCACGCCATTTGTGTCTCTCATATTGGCAAGGAAAACACTGTACTTAGAGCCAAGGTGGCTAAACATCGCGTATCAGTGATACCAAATGCGGTGGACACTGCTCTGTTCACACCAGACCCTAGTCAGCGCCCAAGCAATGATAGAA ttaaCATCGTTGTGGCGTCACGACTTGTATACCGTAAAGGAATTGATCTTCTGGCCGGAGTAATTCCCCGCTTCAAAAACACTCCCAATGTGCATTTTATAATAGTCGGCGATGGACCAAAACGCGATTTATTGGAGGAGATTCGCGAAAAGACAAACATGCAAGACAGGGTAGAGATGGTTGGTGCCGTGGAACATGCCAAAGTTCGCGATATTCTAGTTCGTGGCCATATATTTGTAAATACTTCGTTGACTGAGGCCTACTGCATGGCAATTGTGGAGGCTGCTTCTTGCGGTCTTCAGGTCGTGTCGACAAGCGTCGGCGGCATTCCAGAGGTGTTGCCTcaaagtttaatttttctgGCGGAACCTGAcattgatgccatttacagCGGGATACTAGTAGCAATAGAAAGACACCGAAAGAATGGCTTTAAGACGCTTAACCCTAACCCAGCCAATGGCCATTTGGAATCAGGAGACAACTGTCGTGGAAAGCGGAGACATCGACGAAAAAAAGAAGCAGATGTATCCCAATCTATCGACGATTCACTGGAAGGTCAGACCAATCACCTAAAACCAATTTTATGCCCCTACCGATGCAACGAGTTGGTCGAAACTCTATACAACTGGGAGGATGTGGCGTTACGTACGGTAAAGGTTTACAATCGGGTTCTCCAAGAACGATCTTTCACTACCAGCGAGCTGGTTGTTGCAGTGTGGCAGCATGGTTCCTGGTTCCTTGTCTTCTTTGTAGTCGCCCACTTCCTTATGCGCCTACTAGAGTTTTGGCGTCCGCGAAATCGCGTCGAGCCAGCTCAAGATATGCAGCGTCTGCCCAGCTAG